In one Patescibacteria group bacterium genomic region, the following are encoded:
- a CDS encoding alanine--tRNA ligase, whose product MQKTVARQLKEKYISYLKSLGHVQIPSYPLVPENNPSLLFVNSGMFPLVPYLLGEPHPAGKRLCNIQKCVRTEDIDSVGNPFYHTFFEMLGHWSLGDYFKETAIEICYNFLTKEINLDPQKLAVTIFAGNKNAPFDEVSKQAWLKMGIAEKQIYAFDETENWWLAGNSGPCGPDSEVFVDTGKPACSPNCSPSCKCGKYFEVWNNVFMEFNQTKEGKLIPLKQKNVDVGIGVDRTSTMLEGKDDNYLAEHWTPARELLEKLTQKEYAQEKNLKPLRILLDHTRSIAFFLAEEIIPTNVAQGYIVKRVIRRAMRQEMLLGVEGKVINPLVNLWCHQYKAEYPQLENTALIQNLLEIEQKKFTVALKAGTKYFAKILPRVQKDQILSGRDIFDLYQSYGFPAELTQELAKENNLRANLNEYLKLYHAHKISSQTASQGMFEGGLAGDSQKETAYHTATHLLHGALRKVLGDTVGQKGSNITPERLRFDFSFTRKLTADEIAEVEKLVNQAIADELPVTVITKTLDEARQMGAVAFFAEKYGEQVKIYTIHGFSCEVCGGPHVKNTRELGKFEIIKEESAGSGVRRIKAVLS is encoded by the coding sequence ATGCAAAAAACTGTCGCCAGGCAACTTAAAGAAAAATATATTTCATACCTTAAAAGCCTGGGGCATGTGCAAATTCCATCCTACCCATTAGTTCCCGAAAACAACCCCTCGTTGCTTTTTGTTAACTCGGGAATGTTTCCTTTAGTTCCTTATTTACTCGGAGAGCCCCATCCCGCGGGAAAGCGACTTTGCAACATTCAAAAATGCGTCCGCACCGAGGATATTGATTCGGTCGGCAACCCCTTTTACCACACTTTTTTTGAAATGCTGGGTCACTGGTCACTAGGCGACTATTTTAAAGAAACCGCGATTGAGATTTGCTACAACTTTTTAACCAAAGAAATTAACCTTGATCCCCAAAAACTTGCGGTTACAATTTTTGCGGGCAATAAAAACGCTCCTTTTGATGAGGTCTCAAAACAAGCTTGGCTTAAAATGGGAATTGCCGAAAAGCAAATTTATGCTTTTGACGAAACCGAAAACTGGTGGCTAGCCGGAAACTCTGGTCCCTGTGGTCCCGACAGCGAGGTTTTTGTTGACACCGGAAAACCGGCCTGCTCGCCAAATTGCTCACCTTCCTGCAAATGTGGCAAATATTTTGAAGTCTGGAACAATGTTTTTATGGAATTTAACCAAACCAAAGAAGGCAAGCTTATTCCCTTAAAACAAAAAAATGTTGATGTAGGCATTGGGGTGGACCGCACCAGCACCATGTTAGAGGGAAAAGACGACAACTACCTAGCCGAACACTGGACTCCGGCGCGAGAACTTTTAGAGAAACTTACCCAAAAAGAATATGCTCAAGAAAAGAACCTAAAACCCTTAAGAATTCTTTTAGACCATACCCGCTCGATTGCCTTTTTTCTTGCGGAAGAAATTATCCCTACAAATGTGGCGCAAGGCTACATCGTGAAAAGAGTTATCAGACGAGCCATGAGACAGGAAATGCTTTTGGGGGTAGAAGGAAAGGTTATTAATCCTCTGGTTAATTTGTGGTGCCATCAGTATAAAGCCGAATACCCCCAATTGGAAAACACCGCTTTAATTCAAAACCTTTTAGAAATCGAGCAAAAAAAGTTTACTGTCGCGCTAAAAGCTGGAACTAAATATTTTGCGAAAATACTTCCCAGAGTACAAAAAGACCAAATCCTATCAGGTCGAGACATTTTTGATCTTTATCAAAGTTATGGATTTCCCGCAGAATTAACGCAAGAGCTGGCCAAAGAAAATAACCTTAGAGCCAATCTTAATGAATATCTAAAGCTCTATCATGCCCACAAAATTAGCTCGCAAACCGCATCTCAAGGTATGTTTGAAGGGGGGCTTGCCGGTGATTCGCAAAAAGAAACCGCTTATCATACGGCAACTCATCTTTTGCACGGCGCTTTAAGAAAAGTTTTAGGGGATACTGTGGGTCAAAAAGGCTCTAATATCACACCCGAAAGATTGCGTTTTGATTTTTCTTTTACAAGAAAGCTTACCGCAGACGAAATTGCCGAAGTAGAAAAGTTAGTCAACCAAGCCATAGCGGATGAACTTCCTGTAACCGTGATTACCAAAACTTTAGACGAAGCTCGCCAAATGGGAGCAGTGGCCTTTTTTGCCGAAAAATACGGCGAGCAGGTTAAAATTTATACTATCCATGGTTTTTCTTGCGAGGTTTGTGGGGGGCCCCATGTTAAAAACACCAGGGAGCTGGGAAAGTTTGAAATTATCAAAGAGGAGTCGGCAGGATCTGGTGTTAGGAGAATTAAGGCTGTGTTATCATAG